From a single Staphylococcus epidermidis genomic region:
- a CDS encoding polymorphic toxin type 50 domain-containing protein: MIRSGKIKLDINPEKQNRHSLNHSLYLKNKNFALKNNERLPSYTTLSINELNRLVQQYSTSGKILINKNGFNHKKVINFERIIGKAFIDGKYIETTFGKVHYSKTDSHIIPFISKEK, encoded by the coding sequence GTGATACGTAGTGGTAAAATAAAATTAGATATAAATCCTGAAAAACAAAATAGACATTCCTTAAATCATAGTTTATATTTGAAAAATAAAAATTTTGCATTAAAAAATAATGAAAGATTACCAAGTTATACTACGTTATCTATCAATGAATTAAATAGATTAGTACAACAGTACTCAACTTCTGGTAAAATCTTAATAAATAAAAACGGTTTTAACCATAAAAAAGTAATAAATTTTGAGAGGATTATAGGAAAAGCATTTATAGATGGAAAATATATTGAGACTACATTTGGTAAAGTGCATTATTCAAAAACAGACTCTCATATAATACCTTTTATAAGTAAGGAGAAATAA
- a CDS encoding minor capsid protein — protein sequence MKVSREKLLKQQLDLIVKDSALDIHDEIENKLVDREVERQAHILGEHVKIDDTEVKAVVNSNFKGVNWSTRLCQDMAVVQKEVEKTTSNVLLRGRHPNEYVAKFKKQTNTTTYNASRLLVTESACVQAESQKLTYLKDLGEDGEYKYVAKIDKKTSKICHSLNGKVFKVKDMMPGVNAPPMHPWCRSTTVTHVGNWRDRFFTERKGKYQTENKES from the coding sequence ATGAAAGTATCTAGAGAAAAGCTATTAAAGCAGCAATTAGATTTGATAGTCAAAGACTCCGCTTTAGACATTCATGATGAAATAGAAAATAAGTTGGTTGATAGAGAAGTTGAAAGACAAGCACATATACTTGGTGAACATGTGAAAATTGATGACACTGAAGTAAAAGCGGTTGTTAACAGTAACTTTAAAGGTGTGAACTGGTCTACAAGATTATGTCAAGATATGGCTGTAGTTCAAAAAGAAGTAGAAAAAACAACGAGTAATGTATTACTTAGAGGGAGACATCCTAATGAGTACGTAGCTAAGTTTAAAAAGCAAACAAATACCACAACATATAATGCAAGTAGATTGTTAGTTACTGAATCAGCATGTGTGCAGGCTGAATCACAGAAGTTAACTTATCTTAAAGATTTAGGTGAAGATGGCGAATATAAATACGTGGCCAAAATCGACAAGAAAACATCTAAAATATGTCACTCTTTAAATGGCAAAGTATTTAAAGTTAAAGATATGATGCCTGGAGTTAATGCTCCACCTATGCACCCTTGGTGTAGAAGTACTACAGTAACACATGTGGGCAATTGGCGAGATAGATTCTTTACTGAGCGTAAAGGTAAGTATCAGACAGAGAATAAAGAATCATAA